A part of Betaproteobacteria bacterium genomic DNA contains:
- the pbpC gene encoding penicillin-binding protein 1C produces the protein MRFEWRKVIRRWWPLLLALAALLVLDRLFPPPEPDAKRHAVVVLARDGTPLRAFPDRDHLWRHPVSLEEVSPHYLEALVGYEDRWFWFHPGVNPFALARAAWQRMWHGRIVSGGSTLTMQVARIIEPIPRTIGGKLHQCVRALQLELRYSKRELLRLYVNQAPMGGVIEGVEAASRAYLGKSARRLTDAEAALLAVLPQAPSALRPDRHPDKARAARDKVLRRISAHWGEARIRDAMMEPAYAAPIRYPMLAPLLAERMRREAGGQARIATTIDAAIQSTLEQRLADRALTLPARVSLAALVIDNASLQVLAYAGSADFNDPERFSHVDMVQATRSPGSALKPFLYAFALDEGLIHSESLLADVPQSFSGYQPGNFQQSFHGPVSVSEALVRSLNVPAVEVLDRLGPARFVSQLRRGGLALDFPRDAEPNLSVILGGAGVTLEQLTAAYTAFARRGLAGEPRYTRSQPLREARMMSEGAAFIVRDMLESGSSIDRSFHTSNAAQHRIAWKTGTSFGFRDAWAVGVTDRYTVGVWVGRPDGTPNPGHFGANTATPLLLDVFAALPESPASGKRPPASVTRAPICWPLGLRRSATLEALCHVQRTAWLLHAAAPPTFPDRVRPVEPRYAYYVTSADGMRAEPDCARSEVHRVQAARWPALLEPWLDPALRRGALPPPWHPECRRQTHAATALAIVGAADGEVLHRAGAAPLVRLELLGPRDPVNWMVNGTLVARTSPGQGYAHRFTEPGRYEITAFDDSGMYDRISLSVR, from the coding sequence ATGCGCTTCGAATGGCGAAAGGTCATCCGTCGCTGGTGGCCCCTGTTGCTGGCGCTCGCGGCGCTGCTCGTGCTCGACCGCCTGTTCCCGCCGCCTGAACCCGACGCGAAGCGCCATGCGGTGGTCGTACTCGCGCGCGACGGTACGCCGCTGCGCGCATTTCCCGATCGCGATCATCTGTGGCGGCACCCTGTGTCGCTGGAGGAGGTCTCGCCGCACTACCTCGAAGCCCTGGTCGGCTACGAGGATCGCTGGTTCTGGTTCCACCCCGGGGTCAATCCGTTTGCTCTGGCGCGCGCGGCGTGGCAGCGCATGTGGCACGGACGTATCGTATCTGGGGGTTCGACGCTTACCATGCAGGTGGCGAGAATCATCGAACCGATTCCGCGCACGATCGGCGGCAAGCTGCACCAATGCGTTCGCGCGCTGCAGCTGGAGCTGCGCTACTCCAAGCGCGAGCTCCTGCGCCTGTACGTGAACCAGGCGCCCATGGGCGGCGTGATCGAAGGTGTGGAAGCGGCGAGCCGGGCGTACCTGGGAAAATCGGCACGGCGCCTGACCGATGCCGAGGCAGCGCTCCTTGCCGTGCTGCCGCAGGCGCCCTCGGCCCTGCGCCCCGACCGCCACCCGGACAAGGCACGCGCAGCGCGCGACAAGGTGCTGCGGCGAATAAGCGCACACTGGGGCGAGGCGCGCATTCGGGATGCGATGATGGAACCGGCGTATGCCGCGCCGATCCGGTATCCGATGCTTGCGCCGCTGCTGGCCGAGCGCATGCGGCGTGAAGCCGGCGGCCAGGCCCGGATCGCGACCACCATCGACGCCGCCATTCAGAGCACGCTGGAGCAGCGGCTCGCCGATCGGGCGCTTACGCTGCCGGCGCGCGTGTCGCTGGCGGCACTGGTGATCGACAACGCGTCGCTGCAAGTACTCGCCTACGCCGGCTCGGCGGACTTCAACGATCCGGAGCGCTTCAGCCATGTCGACATGGTGCAGGCCACCCGTTCACCCGGCTCGGCGTTGAAGCCCTTCCTGTACGCGTTCGCGCTCGACGAGGGGTTGATCCATTCGGAATCGCTGCTCGCCGACGTTCCGCAATCGTTCTCGGGCTACCAGCCAGGCAATTTTCAGCAATCCTTTCACGGCCCGGTAAGCGTATCGGAAGCGCTGGTTCGCTCCCTCAATGTGCCGGCGGTCGAAGTGCTGGACCGACTCGGGCCGGCGCGCTTCGTGTCGCAGCTTCGCCGCGGTGGCCTGGCGCTCGATTTTCCGCGCGATGCCGAGCCGAATCTGAGCGTCATACTCGGCGGCGCCGGTGTCACACTGGAGCAATTGACCGCCGCGTACACGGCGTTCGCCCGCCGCGGGCTCGCCGGGGAGCCTCGCTACACCCGCAGCCAGCCGCTGCGGGAAGCGCGCATGATGAGCGAAGGCGCGGCGTTCATCGTGCGCGACATGCTCGAGTCGGGAAGCTCGATCGATCGGAGCTTCCATACCAGCAATGCCGCGCAGCACCGGATCGCATGGAAGACCGGGACGAGCTTCGGATTCCGCGATGCGTGGGCCGTGGGCGTCACCGATCGGTATACCGTCGGCGTATGGGTCGGCCGGCCGGACGGCACGCCGAACCCGGGACATTTCGGCGCCAATACCGCAACCCCCTTGCTGCTCGATGTGTTCGCGGCACTGCCGGAGTCACCCGCATCCGGCAAGAGACCGCCGGCAAGTGTCACGCGCGCACCGATCTGCTGGCCGCTGGGCCTGCGCCGCTCCGCCACGCTGGAAGCCTTATGCCACGTGCAACGCACCGCCTGGCTCCTGCACGCTGCCGCGCCGCCCACCTTCCCCGATCGCGTGCGCCCGGTCGAGCCGAGATACGCGTACTACGTGACGAGCGCGGACGGGATGCGCGCGGAGCCCGATTGCGCGCGGAGTGAAGTGCATCGCGTCCAGGCGGCGCGCTGGCCGGCGCTGCTGGAGCCGTGGCTCGACCCGGCGCTGCGTCGGGGCGCCCTGCCGCCGCCGTGGCATCCCGAGTGCCGCCGGCAGACGCATGCTGCCACCGCGCTCGCGATCGTCGGCGCGGCCGACGGTGAAGTCTTGCATCGCGCCGGCGCAGCGCCCTTGGTACGGCTGGAATTGCTCGGCCCGCGCGACCCAGTGAACTGGATGGTGAACGGAACGCTGGTCGCCCGTACCAGCCCGGGCCAAGGCTACGCGCATCGCTTCACCGAGCCGGGCCGCTACGAGATCACGGCGTTCGACGACTCGGGGATGTACGATCGGATCAGCTTAAGCGTGCGCTGA
- a CDS encoding sorbosone dehydrogenase family protein, giving the protein MSTARPLHLAAFATALLLAACGERATIPVEAGYGPDPKLPPPNRTLVPTVLIAPAKGWSQDAQPTPASGFAVTAFARELNHPRWLYVLPNGDVLVAESAPPPKEQGGIRAWISKFFLERAGSAVPSANRITLLRDADGDGIAETRHAFIEGLNSPFGMALHDGRLYVANTDAIVRFPYRDGDTRIEAKGSKLTDLPAGPINHHWTKNILFGPDGKRLYATVGSNSNAAEKGMAVEHERAAILEIDPSTGAKRVFASGLRNPNGLAWQPQSGQLWTAVNERDEIGSDLVPDYMTSVIDGGFYGWPYSYFGSHVDERVQPPRPDLVERALVPDYALGAHTASLGLTFYEGKLFPPPYLGGAFVGQHGSWNRNPRSGYKVIFVPFQNGKPSGPPEDILTGFVNASGEALGRPVGVAIDRHGALLVADHVGDAVWRVTPTATTVRS; this is encoded by the coding sequence ATGTCTACCGCACGACCGCTTCATCTCGCGGCATTCGCCACCGCCCTGCTCCTGGCCGCCTGCGGCGAGCGCGCGACCATCCCGGTCGAAGCGGGATACGGTCCGGATCCCAAGCTGCCCCCGCCCAATCGCACGCTCGTGCCGACAGTGCTGATCGCGCCCGCGAAAGGCTGGTCGCAGGACGCCCAACCGACGCCGGCATCCGGCTTCGCGGTTACGGCGTTCGCGCGCGAGCTGAACCATCCGCGCTGGCTTTACGTGCTGCCGAACGGCGACGTGCTAGTGGCCGAAAGCGCTCCGCCGCCGAAGGAGCAAGGCGGCATCCGCGCCTGGATCTCGAAGTTCTTTCTCGAGCGCGCCGGCTCGGCGGTGCCGAGCGCGAATCGAATCACGCTGCTGCGCGACGCCGATGGCGACGGCATAGCGGAGACTCGCCACGCCTTCATCGAAGGGCTCAACTCGCCCTTCGGCATGGCGCTTCACGACGGCCGGCTCTATGTCGCCAACACCGATGCGATCGTGCGCTTCCCCTATCGCGACGGCGATACGCGAATCGAAGCGAAGGGCAGCAAGCTCACCGATCTGCCGGCTGGCCCGATCAATCACCACTGGACCAAGAACATCCTCTTTGGCCCAGACGGCAAACGTCTGTACGCAACGGTCGGCTCCAACAGCAACGCCGCGGAGAAGGGCATGGCGGTCGAGCACGAGCGTGCGGCAATCCTCGAGATCGATCCGAGCACGGGCGCCAAGCGCGTGTTCGCTTCGGGACTGCGCAATCCCAACGGGCTCGCCTGGCAGCCGCAGAGCGGACAGCTGTGGACCGCGGTCAACGAGCGCGACGAAATCGGCAGCGACCTGGTTCCCGATTACATGACATCGGTCATCGACGGCGGCTTCTACGGCTGGCCATACAGCTACTTCGGAAGCCATGTCGACGAGCGCGTGCAGCCGCCGCGGCCGGACCTGGTCGAGCGCGCGCTCGTGCCGGACTACGCGCTCGGCGCGCACACGGCCTCCCTTGGTCTCACGTTCTACGAAGGAAAGCTTTTTCCGCCGCCCTACCTCGGCGGCGCCTTCGTCGGCCAGCATGGTTCCTGGAATCGCAACCCGCGCAGCGGCTACAAGGTCATCTTCGTGCCGTTCCAGAATGGCAAACCGAGCGGACCGCCGGAGGACATCCTAACCGGATTCGTCAACGCCTCGGGCGAAGCGCTCGGCCGTCCGGTCGGTGTTGCCATTGACCGCCATGGCGCCTTGCTGGTCGCCGACCACGTCGGGGACGCCGTGTGGCGTGTGACGCCAACCGCGACCACAGTGCGTTCCTGA